A window of the Falco rusticolus isolate bFalRus1 chromosome 1, bFalRus1.pri, whole genome shotgun sequence genome harbors these coding sequences:
- the VPS29 gene encoding vacuolar protein sorting-associated protein 29 isoform X1: MAGHRLVLVLGDLHIPHRCNSLPAKFKKLLVPGKIQHILCTGNLCTKDTYDYLKTLAGDVHVVRGDFDENLNYPEQKVVTVGQFKIGLIHGHQVIPWGDMASLALLQRQFDVDILISGHTHKFEAFEHENKFYINPGSATGAYHALENNIIPSFVLMDIQASTVVTYVYQLIGDDVKVERIEYKKS, encoded by the exons ATG GCTGGGCACAGA TTGGTGTTAGTACTGGGAGATCTTCACATTCCACATCGATGCAACAGCCTCCCAGCCAAATTCAAAAAACTGCTGGTTCCAGGAAAGATCCAACACATCCTTTGCACAGGAAACCTCTGCACCAAGGACACTTATGACTACCTCAAGACTCTGGCTGGGGATGTTCATGTTGTCAGAGGGGACTTCGATGAG aaCCTGAATTATCCTGAACAGAAAGTTGTAACTGTTGGACAGTTCAAAATCGGGCTGATTCATGGCCATCAGGTTATTCCTTGGGGTGACATGGCCAGCCTGGCACTGCTACAAAGGCAATTTGATGTGGACATCCTTATTTCAGGACATACACATAAATTTGAGGCATTTGAACATGAAAACAAGTTCTATATCAATCCAGGATCAGCTACGGGAGCCTATCATGCCTTAGAGAA caACATCATTCCTTCATTTGTGCTGATGGATATCCAGGCTTCTACAGTAGTTACATATGTCTATCAACTAATTGGAGATGATGTGAAAGTAGAAAGAATTGAGTacaaaaaatcttaa
- the VPS29 gene encoding vacuolar protein sorting-associated protein 29 isoform X2 — MLVLVLGDLHIPHRCNSLPAKFKKLLVPGKIQHILCTGNLCTKDTYDYLKTLAGDVHVVRGDFDENLNYPEQKVVTVGQFKIGLIHGHQVIPWGDMASLALLQRQFDVDILISGHTHKFEAFEHENKFYINPGSATGAYHALENNIIPSFVLMDIQASTVVTYVYQLIGDDVKVERIEYKKS; from the exons ATG TTGGTGTTAGTACTGGGAGATCTTCACATTCCACATCGATGCAACAGCCTCCCAGCCAAATTCAAAAAACTGCTGGTTCCAGGAAAGATCCAACACATCCTTTGCACAGGAAACCTCTGCACCAAGGACACTTATGACTACCTCAAGACTCTGGCTGGGGATGTTCATGTTGTCAGAGGGGACTTCGATGAG aaCCTGAATTATCCTGAACAGAAAGTTGTAACTGTTGGACAGTTCAAAATCGGGCTGATTCATGGCCATCAGGTTATTCCTTGGGGTGACATGGCCAGCCTGGCACTGCTACAAAGGCAATTTGATGTGGACATCCTTATTTCAGGACATACACATAAATTTGAGGCATTTGAACATGAAAACAAGTTCTATATCAATCCAGGATCAGCTACGGGAGCCTATCATGCCTTAGAGAA caACATCATTCCTTCATTTGTGCTGATGGATATCCAGGCTTCTACAGTAGTTACATATGTCTATCAACTAATTGGAGATGATGTGAAAGTAGAAAGAATTGAGTacaaaaaatcttaa
- the RAD9B gene encoding cell cycle checkpoint control protein RAD9B isoform X5, with translation MKCVIGGAHLRVFGRAIHAIARISDEFWFDPVEKGLALRSVNSSRSAYAYVFFSSMFFQHYCWTAVSQPCQKKKQLFHPYKLIIKSVLPIFRCVNVLERNVEKCSIYTNIYDHHITFQLLCKHGVVKTYNLMFQECDPLQAVFAKHMCPNILKVHSRLLADIMIHFPTSQEEVTLSVTPMKVCFKSYTEEDTGNEIQTMRPYWDLKTDFSKTMLTEIQLNPDEFDYFQVGVDSEVTFCLKELRGLLAFSETTSVPVSIHFDVSGKPVAFSVEDTVLEASFILATLSEAEKETAFQQPPSFSQQWESSKTHTGKCEETSMGKGSNAAAAASKKPQWNGNTPNTGSAKPPSPLAKREIKNTARATRTAMTKAEDHAALEGEATVSHYQK, from the exons ATGAAGTGTGTTATTGGGGGGGCTCATCTCAGAG TGTTCGGAAGAGCAATACATGCCATAGCACGTATTAGCGATGAATTTTGGTTTGACCCCGTAGAAAAAGGT CTTGCCTTAAGATCAGTGAATTCTTCAAGGTCAGCATATGCATATGTCTTCTTCTCATCTATGTTTTTTCAACATTACTGCTGGACAGCTGTGTCTCAACCAtgtcagaagaagaaacagttaTTCCACCCATATAAATTGATAATTAAG tcagttCTTCCTATATTTAGGTGTGTAAATGTGCTGGAAAGGAATGtagaaaaatgcagcatttatacaaatatttacGATCATCACAtaacttttcagcttctctgcaaACATG GTGTTGTAAAAACATATAATCTGATGTTTCAAGAATGTGATCCGTTGCAGGCTGTTTTTGCAAAGCACATGTGTCCGAACATACTTAAAGTCCACTCCAG GCTGCTGGCTGATATAATGATTCACTTTCCGACCAGTCAAGAAGAAGTAACCTTATCAGTTACTCCGATGAAAGTTTGTTTCAAGAGTTACACTGAGGAAGACACTGGTAATGAAATTCAAACTATGAGACCATATTGGGACTTGAAAACAG ATTTTTCAAAGACAATGCTAACTGAAATACAACTAAACCCAGATGAATTTGACTACTTTCAAGTTGGAGTAGATTCTGAAGTGACGTTTTGCCTTAAAGAACTGAGG GGACTACTAGCATTTTCAGAAACTACCAGTGTTCCTGTGTCAATCCATTTTGATGTATCTGGAAA ACCAGTTGCTTTCAGCGTTGAAGATACGGTGCTGGAAGCCAGCTTTATCTTGGCTACCTTGTCTGAGGCTGAAAAGGAGACGGCTTtccagcagcctcccagcttTTCACAGCAGTGGGAAAG CTCAAAGACACACACAGGTAAATGTGAAGAAACCTCCATGGGTAAAGGCAGCAacgcagcagcagctgcttccaaaAAGCCACAGTGGAATGGAAACACACCCAACACTGGGTCAGCAAAACCTCCAAGTCCTTTGGCAAAACGAGAGATAAAAAATACTGCCAGAGCCACAAGAACAGCCATGACCAAGGCAGAGGACCATGCAGCGCTGGAAGGAGAGGCAACAGTGTCTCATTATCAGAAG
- the RAD9B gene encoding cell cycle checkpoint control protein RAD9B isoform X1 has product MKCVIGGAHLRVFGRAIHAIARISDEFWFDPVEKGLALRSVNSSRSAYAYVFFSSMFFQHYCWTAVSQPCQKKKQLFHPYKLIIKSVLPIFRCVNVLERNVEKCSIYTNIYDHHITFQLLCKHGVVKTYNLMFQECDPLQAVFAKHMCPNILKVHSRLLADIMIHFPTSQEEVTLSVTPMKVCFKSYTEEDTGNEIQTMRPYWDLKTDFSKTMLTEIQLNPDEFDYFQVGVDSEVTFCLKELRGLLAFSETTSVPVSIHFDVSGKPVAFSVEDTVLEASFILATLSEAEKETAFQQPPSFSQQWESSKTHTGKCEETSMGKGSNAAAAASKKPQWNGNTPNTGSAKPPSPLAKREIKNTARATRTAMTKAEDHAALEGEATVSHYQKFHTLFFGAVSCRKDAISHTFHSLATASDTEEDFGNMECSPVL; this is encoded by the exons ATGAAGTGTGTTATTGGGGGGGCTCATCTCAGAG TGTTCGGAAGAGCAATACATGCCATAGCACGTATTAGCGATGAATTTTGGTTTGACCCCGTAGAAAAAGGT CTTGCCTTAAGATCAGTGAATTCTTCAAGGTCAGCATATGCATATGTCTTCTTCTCATCTATGTTTTTTCAACATTACTGCTGGACAGCTGTGTCTCAACCAtgtcagaagaagaaacagttaTTCCACCCATATAAATTGATAATTAAG tcagttCTTCCTATATTTAGGTGTGTAAATGTGCTGGAAAGGAATGtagaaaaatgcagcatttatacaaatatttacGATCATCACAtaacttttcagcttctctgcaaACATG GTGTTGTAAAAACATATAATCTGATGTTTCAAGAATGTGATCCGTTGCAGGCTGTTTTTGCAAAGCACATGTGTCCGAACATACTTAAAGTCCACTCCAG GCTGCTGGCTGATATAATGATTCACTTTCCGACCAGTCAAGAAGAAGTAACCTTATCAGTTACTCCGATGAAAGTTTGTTTCAAGAGTTACACTGAGGAAGACACTGGTAATGAAATTCAAACTATGAGACCATATTGGGACTTGAAAACAG ATTTTTCAAAGACAATGCTAACTGAAATACAACTAAACCCAGATGAATTTGACTACTTTCAAGTTGGAGTAGATTCTGAAGTGACGTTTTGCCTTAAAGAACTGAGG GGACTACTAGCATTTTCAGAAACTACCAGTGTTCCTGTGTCAATCCATTTTGATGTATCTGGAAA ACCAGTTGCTTTCAGCGTTGAAGATACGGTGCTGGAAGCCAGCTTTATCTTGGCTACCTTGTCTGAGGCTGAAAAGGAGACGGCTTtccagcagcctcccagcttTTCACAGCAGTGGGAAAG CTCAAAGACACACACAGGTAAATGTGAAGAAACCTCCATGGGTAAAGGCAGCAacgcagcagcagctgcttccaaaAAGCCACAGTGGAATGGAAACACACCCAACACTGGGTCAGCAAAACCTCCAAGTCCTTTGGCAAAACGAGAGATAAAAAATACTGCCAGAGCCACAAGAACAGCCATGACCAAGGCAGAGGACCATGCAGCGCTGGAAGGAGAGGCAACAGTGTCTCATTATCAGAAG TTTCACACCTTATTTTTTGGAGCAGTTTCCTGTAGGAAGGATGCCATCAGTCACACCTTCCACAGTTTAGCAACAGCTAGTGACACCGAAGAGGATTTTGGCAACATGGAATGCTCCCCAGTTCTCTAG
- the RAD9B gene encoding cell cycle checkpoint control protein RAD9B isoform X4, protein MKCVIGGAHLRVFGRAIHAIARISDEFWFDPVEKGLALRSVNSSRSAYAYVFFSSMFFQHYCWTAVSQPCQKKKQLFHPYKLIIKSVLPIFRCVNVLERNVEKCSIYTNIYDHHITFQLLCKHGVVKTYNLMFQECDPLQAVFAKHMCPNILKVHSRLLADIMIHFPTSQEEVTLSVTPMKVCFKSYTEEDTDFSKTMLTEIQLNPDEFDYFQVGVDSEVTFCLKELRGLLAFSETTSVPVSIHFDVSGKPVAFSVEDTVLEASFILATLSEAEKETAFQQPPSFSQQWESSKTHTGKCEETSMGKGSNAAAAASKKPQWNGNTPNTGSAKPPSPLAKREIKNTARATRTAMTKAEDHAALEGEATVSHYQKFHTLFFGAVSCRKDAISHTFHSLATASDTEEDFGNMECSPVL, encoded by the exons ATGAAGTGTGTTATTGGGGGGGCTCATCTCAGAG TGTTCGGAAGAGCAATACATGCCATAGCACGTATTAGCGATGAATTTTGGTTTGACCCCGTAGAAAAAGGT CTTGCCTTAAGATCAGTGAATTCTTCAAGGTCAGCATATGCATATGTCTTCTTCTCATCTATGTTTTTTCAACATTACTGCTGGACAGCTGTGTCTCAACCAtgtcagaagaagaaacagttaTTCCACCCATATAAATTGATAATTAAG tcagttCTTCCTATATTTAGGTGTGTAAATGTGCTGGAAAGGAATGtagaaaaatgcagcatttatacaaatatttacGATCATCACAtaacttttcagcttctctgcaaACATG GTGTTGTAAAAACATATAATCTGATGTTTCAAGAATGTGATCCGTTGCAGGCTGTTTTTGCAAAGCACATGTGTCCGAACATACTTAAAGTCCACTCCAG GCTGCTGGCTGATATAATGATTCACTTTCCGACCAGTCAAGAAGAAGTAACCTTATCAGTTACTCCGATGAAAGTTTGTTTCAAGAGTTACACTGAGGAAGACACTG ATTTTTCAAAGACAATGCTAACTGAAATACAACTAAACCCAGATGAATTTGACTACTTTCAAGTTGGAGTAGATTCTGAAGTGACGTTTTGCCTTAAAGAACTGAGG GGACTACTAGCATTTTCAGAAACTACCAGTGTTCCTGTGTCAATCCATTTTGATGTATCTGGAAA ACCAGTTGCTTTCAGCGTTGAAGATACGGTGCTGGAAGCCAGCTTTATCTTGGCTACCTTGTCTGAGGCTGAAAAGGAGACGGCTTtccagcagcctcccagcttTTCACAGCAGTGGGAAAG CTCAAAGACACACACAGGTAAATGTGAAGAAACCTCCATGGGTAAAGGCAGCAacgcagcagcagctgcttccaaaAAGCCACAGTGGAATGGAAACACACCCAACACTGGGTCAGCAAAACCTCCAAGTCCTTTGGCAAAACGAGAGATAAAAAATACTGCCAGAGCCACAAGAACAGCCATGACCAAGGCAGAGGACCATGCAGCGCTGGAAGGAGAGGCAACAGTGTCTCATTATCAGAAG TTTCACACCTTATTTTTTGGAGCAGTTTCCTGTAGGAAGGATGCCATCAGTCACACCTTCCACAGTTTAGCAACAGCTAGTGACACCGAAGAGGATTTTGGCAACATGGAATGCTCCCCAGTTCTCTAG
- the RAD9B gene encoding cell cycle checkpoint control protein RAD9B isoform X3 yields the protein MKCVIGGAHLRVFGRAIHAIARISDEFWFDPVEKGLALRSVNSSRSAYAYVFFSSMFFQHYCWTAVSQPCQKKKQLFHPYKLIIKSVLPIFRCVNVLERNVEKCSIYTNIYDHHITFQLLCKHGVVKTYNLMFQECDPLQAVFAKHMCPNILKVHSSQEEVTLSVTPMKVCFKSYTEEDTGNEIQTMRPYWDLKTDFSKTMLTEIQLNPDEFDYFQVGVDSEVTFCLKELRGLLAFSETTSVPVSIHFDVSGKPVAFSVEDTVLEASFILATLSEAEKETAFQQPPSFSQQWESSKTHTGKCEETSMGKGSNAAAAASKKPQWNGNTPNTGSAKPPSPLAKREIKNTARATRTAMTKAEDHAALEGEATVSHYQKFHTLFFGAVSCRKDAISHTFHSLATASDTEEDFGNMECSPVL from the exons ATGAAGTGTGTTATTGGGGGGGCTCATCTCAGAG TGTTCGGAAGAGCAATACATGCCATAGCACGTATTAGCGATGAATTTTGGTTTGACCCCGTAGAAAAAGGT CTTGCCTTAAGATCAGTGAATTCTTCAAGGTCAGCATATGCATATGTCTTCTTCTCATCTATGTTTTTTCAACATTACTGCTGGACAGCTGTGTCTCAACCAtgtcagaagaagaaacagttaTTCCACCCATATAAATTGATAATTAAG tcagttCTTCCTATATTTAGGTGTGTAAATGTGCTGGAAAGGAATGtagaaaaatgcagcatttatacaaatatttacGATCATCACAtaacttttcagcttctctgcaaACATG GTGTTGTAAAAACATATAATCTGATGTTTCAAGAATGTGATCCGTTGCAGGCTGTTTTTGCAAAGCACATGTGTCCGAACATACTTAAAGTCCACTCCAG TCAAGAAGAAGTAACCTTATCAGTTACTCCGATGAAAGTTTGTTTCAAGAGTTACACTGAGGAAGACACTGGTAATGAAATTCAAACTATGAGACCATATTGGGACTTGAAAACAG ATTTTTCAAAGACAATGCTAACTGAAATACAACTAAACCCAGATGAATTTGACTACTTTCAAGTTGGAGTAGATTCTGAAGTGACGTTTTGCCTTAAAGAACTGAGG GGACTACTAGCATTTTCAGAAACTACCAGTGTTCCTGTGTCAATCCATTTTGATGTATCTGGAAA ACCAGTTGCTTTCAGCGTTGAAGATACGGTGCTGGAAGCCAGCTTTATCTTGGCTACCTTGTCTGAGGCTGAAAAGGAGACGGCTTtccagcagcctcccagcttTTCACAGCAGTGGGAAAG CTCAAAGACACACACAGGTAAATGTGAAGAAACCTCCATGGGTAAAGGCAGCAacgcagcagcagctgcttccaaaAAGCCACAGTGGAATGGAAACACACCCAACACTGGGTCAGCAAAACCTCCAAGTCCTTTGGCAAAACGAGAGATAAAAAATACTGCCAGAGCCACAAGAACAGCCATGACCAAGGCAGAGGACCATGCAGCGCTGGAAGGAGAGGCAACAGTGTCTCATTATCAGAAG TTTCACACCTTATTTTTTGGAGCAGTTTCCTGTAGGAAGGATGCCATCAGTCACACCTTCCACAGTTTAGCAACAGCTAGTGACACCGAAGAGGATTTTGGCAACATGGAATGCTCCCCAGTTCTCTAG
- the RAD9B gene encoding cell cycle checkpoint control protein RAD9B isoform X2 — MFGRAIHAIARISDEFWFDPVEKGLALRSVNSSRSAYAYVFFSSMFFQHYCWTAVSQPCQKKKQLFHPYKLIIKSVLPIFRCVNVLERNVEKCSIYTNIYDHHITFQLLCKHGVVKTYNLMFQECDPLQAVFAKHMCPNILKVHSRLLADIMIHFPTSQEEVTLSVTPMKVCFKSYTEEDTGNEIQTMRPYWDLKTDFSKTMLTEIQLNPDEFDYFQVGVDSEVTFCLKELRGLLAFSETTSVPVSIHFDVSGKPVAFSVEDTVLEASFILATLSEAEKETAFQQPPSFSQQWESSKTHTGKCEETSMGKGSNAAAAASKKPQWNGNTPNTGSAKPPSPLAKREIKNTARATRTAMTKAEDHAALEGEATVSHYQKFHTLFFGAVSCRKDAISHTFHSLATASDTEEDFGNMECSPVL, encoded by the exons A TGTTCGGAAGAGCAATACATGCCATAGCACGTATTAGCGATGAATTTTGGTTTGACCCCGTAGAAAAAGGT CTTGCCTTAAGATCAGTGAATTCTTCAAGGTCAGCATATGCATATGTCTTCTTCTCATCTATGTTTTTTCAACATTACTGCTGGACAGCTGTGTCTCAACCAtgtcagaagaagaaacagttaTTCCACCCATATAAATTGATAATTAAG tcagttCTTCCTATATTTAGGTGTGTAAATGTGCTGGAAAGGAATGtagaaaaatgcagcatttatacaaatatttacGATCATCACAtaacttttcagcttctctgcaaACATG GTGTTGTAAAAACATATAATCTGATGTTTCAAGAATGTGATCCGTTGCAGGCTGTTTTTGCAAAGCACATGTGTCCGAACATACTTAAAGTCCACTCCAG GCTGCTGGCTGATATAATGATTCACTTTCCGACCAGTCAAGAAGAAGTAACCTTATCAGTTACTCCGATGAAAGTTTGTTTCAAGAGTTACACTGAGGAAGACACTGGTAATGAAATTCAAACTATGAGACCATATTGGGACTTGAAAACAG ATTTTTCAAAGACAATGCTAACTGAAATACAACTAAACCCAGATGAATTTGACTACTTTCAAGTTGGAGTAGATTCTGAAGTGACGTTTTGCCTTAAAGAACTGAGG GGACTACTAGCATTTTCAGAAACTACCAGTGTTCCTGTGTCAATCCATTTTGATGTATCTGGAAA ACCAGTTGCTTTCAGCGTTGAAGATACGGTGCTGGAAGCCAGCTTTATCTTGGCTACCTTGTCTGAGGCTGAAAAGGAGACGGCTTtccagcagcctcccagcttTTCACAGCAGTGGGAAAG CTCAAAGACACACACAGGTAAATGTGAAGAAACCTCCATGGGTAAAGGCAGCAacgcagcagcagctgcttccaaaAAGCCACAGTGGAATGGAAACACACCCAACACTGGGTCAGCAAAACCTCCAAGTCCTTTGGCAAAACGAGAGATAAAAAATACTGCCAGAGCCACAAGAACAGCCATGACCAAGGCAGAGGACCATGCAGCGCTGGAAGGAGAGGCAACAGTGTCTCATTATCAGAAG TTTCACACCTTATTTTTTGGAGCAGTTTCCTGTAGGAAGGATGCCATCAGTCACACCTTCCACAGTTTAGCAACAGCTAGTGACACCGAAGAGGATTTTGGCAACATGGAATGCTCCCCAGTTCTCTAG
- the RAD9B gene encoding cell cycle checkpoint control protein RAD9B isoform X6, with the protein MFFQHYCWTAVSQPCQKKKQLFHPYKLIIKSVLPIFRCVNVLERNVEKCSIYTNIYDHHITFQLLCKHGVVKTYNLMFQECDPLQAVFAKHMCPNILKVHSRLLADIMIHFPTSQEEVTLSVTPMKVCFKSYTEEDTGNEIQTMRPYWDLKTDFSKTMLTEIQLNPDEFDYFQVGVDSEVTFCLKELRGLLAFSETTSVPVSIHFDVSGKPVAFSVEDTVLEASFILATLSEAEKETAFQQPPSFSQQWESSKTHTGKCEETSMGKGSNAAAAASKKPQWNGNTPNTGSAKPPSPLAKREIKNTARATRTAMTKAEDHAALEGEATVSHYQKFHTLFFGAVSCRKDAISHTFHSLATASDTEEDFGNMECSPVL; encoded by the exons ATGTTTTTTCAACATTACTGCTGGACAGCTGTGTCTCAACCAtgtcagaagaagaaacagttaTTCCACCCATATAAATTGATAATTAAG tcagttCTTCCTATATTTAGGTGTGTAAATGTGCTGGAAAGGAATGtagaaaaatgcagcatttatacaaatatttacGATCATCACAtaacttttcagcttctctgcaaACATG GTGTTGTAAAAACATATAATCTGATGTTTCAAGAATGTGATCCGTTGCAGGCTGTTTTTGCAAAGCACATGTGTCCGAACATACTTAAAGTCCACTCCAG GCTGCTGGCTGATATAATGATTCACTTTCCGACCAGTCAAGAAGAAGTAACCTTATCAGTTACTCCGATGAAAGTTTGTTTCAAGAGTTACACTGAGGAAGACACTGGTAATGAAATTCAAACTATGAGACCATATTGGGACTTGAAAACAG ATTTTTCAAAGACAATGCTAACTGAAATACAACTAAACCCAGATGAATTTGACTACTTTCAAGTTGGAGTAGATTCTGAAGTGACGTTTTGCCTTAAAGAACTGAGG GGACTACTAGCATTTTCAGAAACTACCAGTGTTCCTGTGTCAATCCATTTTGATGTATCTGGAAA ACCAGTTGCTTTCAGCGTTGAAGATACGGTGCTGGAAGCCAGCTTTATCTTGGCTACCTTGTCTGAGGCTGAAAAGGAGACGGCTTtccagcagcctcccagcttTTCACAGCAGTGGGAAAG CTCAAAGACACACACAGGTAAATGTGAAGAAACCTCCATGGGTAAAGGCAGCAacgcagcagcagctgcttccaaaAAGCCACAGTGGAATGGAAACACACCCAACACTGGGTCAGCAAAACCTCCAAGTCCTTTGGCAAAACGAGAGATAAAAAATACTGCCAGAGCCACAAGAACAGCCATGACCAAGGCAGAGGACCATGCAGCGCTGGAAGGAGAGGCAACAGTGTCTCATTATCAGAAG TTTCACACCTTATTTTTTGGAGCAGTTTCCTGTAGGAAGGATGCCATCAGTCACACCTTCCACAGTTTAGCAACAGCTAGTGACACCGAAGAGGATTTTGGCAACATGGAATGCTCCCCAGTTCTCTAG